The DNA sequence CCAGACGATTTGCAGACGATCCGGCATAAACCCGAGCCGGTTCATCCCGCTATTCACCTTGACGTAAATGTCGAGCGGCGCGTGCAGCTTCGCCTGCTGAAGGGCCTTTATTTGCCAGTTGCTGTGCACGCTGGTGGTCAAGCGGTATTTATCAAACAGCGCCAGCTCGTCAGCATGAAAAAAGCCTTCCAGCATCAGTATCGGCCCCTTCCAGCCCAGTTCCCGCAGCAGGATCGCCTCTTCAAGGTTCAGCATGGCGAAGCCGTCCGCGGCGCTCAGCGCATTCCAGACTCTCGCCAGGCCGTGGCCATAAGCATTGGCCTTGACCACCGCCCACAGCCGCGCTCCGGGAGCCGCACGGCGTACAATTTGTTGGTTTTGTCGCAAGGCCGACATATCAATGCTGGCCTTTACAGGACGGGACATGAAAGCTCCTTGTTAGTTGTGAACGCCATGCAGATGCTGAGCGCGGGCCGGAGTGAACCCGCGGCTATAGCGGGCGACGGCAAGATCGTCATACGGAATTGCCGGCGTGCGCCCGGAAATGAGGTCGCTAATCAGTTGTCCTGAACCGCAGGCCATCGTCCATCCCAGCGTGCCGTGTCCGGTATTCAACCACAGGTTTTTATACCCCGTACGCCCCACCACCGGCGTCCCATCCGGCGTCATCGGACGCAGCCCGGTCCAGAAGGTAGCCTGTTCAACGTGACCGCCGCGCGGGAACAGGTCGCGCACCACCATTTCCAGCGTTTCACGCCGCGGCTGCAGCAGCTCTTTATTAAAACCGACGATTTCCGCCATACCGCCCACGCGAATACGGTTATCAAACCGGGTGATGGCGATTTTGTAAGTTTCATCAAGAATAGTCGAAACCGGCGCGCCGTCTTCTTCGGCGATCGGAATCGTCAGCGAATAGCCTTTTAATGGATAAACCGGAATATCCACCAGCCCTTTCAGCATGGCCGTCGAATATGAACCGAATGCCATAACGTAAGCGTCAGCTTTAATAATTTCTGCGCCGCACTTCACGCCGGAGATCAGCTCCCCTTCATAGAGCAATTCATCTACGGGAGTATTGAAACGGAAGGTCACGCCCGCCTGTTCCGCCATCGCGGCCAGACGGGTGGTGAAAAGCTGGCAGTCGCCGGTTTCATCATTGGGTAAACGTAAACCACCGGTCAGCTTATGACTCACTTCGGCCAGAGCCGGTTCAACTTCCAGCAAACGATTCGCCTCCAGCAGCTGGTAAGGCACACCCGCCTCGCGCAGCACGGCAATATCGCGGGTGGCGTTTTCGAACTGTTTATCCGTCCGGAAAAGCTGAAGGGTACCGCCCTGCCGGCCTTCATACTGGATACCGGTACTCTCTCGCAGCGCCTTCAGGCAGTCGCGGCTATATTCGGCCAGCCGCACCATTCGTCCTTTATTTTCCATATAGTGGCGTGTATCGCAGTTGCGCAGCATCTGCCACATCCATTTTAGCTGGAAGCGAGTGCCATCAAGACCGATAGCCAGCGGCGCGTGTTTCTGGAACATCCACTTAATCGCTTTCAGCGGTACGCCCGGCGCCGCCCACGGCGCGGCATAGCCGGGGGAGATCTGCCCGGCGTTAGCGGCGCTGGTCTCTTCTGCTGGCCCCGGCTGACGGTCGATAACCGTCACCTCGTGTCCTGCCTGGCTTAAATACCAGGCGCTTGCAACCCCTACCACCCCACTTCCCAGTATGACGACGCGCATAGCGGCTCCGTAATAGTTAAAGAACAATCATCTGATTACAAATTGATAACCCAGATGAAAATATTATTCAACATACGCTTTATTTATGGTGACTTATCTCACAGGATTCTGCGCCACATCAGGTGTTATCGATTTAAAATCTCCTGCTACACTTCATTTTTCTACAGAATAAAATTCTGTTTATCTCTCAATATATCGCCTTTCAGCTTGTGAAATCGCGAAGAAAAGAAAATGTTGATGGACGCAGTTTGCGACGCCGTGTTCTATGCTTGTTTAGAGGTTTTCCGTACAGAGAAAACCATCAACAACGAGGGCGCGCTAATGGCTACGATTGATTCCATGAACAAGGACACAACCCGTTTAAGCGATGGACCCGACTGGACTTTTGAGCTGCTGGAGACCTATCTGGCAGAAGTCGACCGGGTGGCGAAACTGTACCGTCTTGACACCTACCCGCACCAAATCGAAGTCATTACTTCCGAACAGATGATGGATGCCTATTCCAGCGTCGGGATGCCAATTAACTATCCGCACTGGTCGTTTGGTAAAAAATTCATTGAGACCGAACAGGCCTATAAGCATGGTCAACAGGGGCTGGCCTATGAAATCGTGATTAACTCGAACCCCTGTATCGCTTATTTAATGGAAGAGAACACGATTACCATGCAGGCGCTGGTGATGGCGCATGCCTGCTATGGGCACAACTCGTTTTTCAAAAATAACTATCTCTTCCGCAGCTGGACCGATGCCAGCTCAATCATTGACTATCTGATTTTCGCGCGTAAATACATCACCGAATGTGAAGAGCGCTACGGCGTTGATGAAGTTGAGAAGCTGCTCGACTCCTGTCACGCCTTAATGAACTACGGCGTCGATCGCTATAAACGTCCGCAGAAAATCTCGCTGCAGGAGGAGAAAGCGCGGCAAAAAAGTCGTGAAGAGTATCTGCAAAGTCAGGTGAATATGCTGTGGCGTACGCTGCCGAAGCGCGAAGAGGAAAAAACCATTGAAGCGGCCCGCCGCTATCCCTCGGAGCCACAGGAGAACCTGCTCTACTTTATGGAAAAAAACGCGCCGCTGCTGGAGCCATGGCAGCGTGAGATCCTGCGCATCGTACGCAAGGTCAGCCAGTATTTTTATCCGCAGAAGCAGACTCAGGTAATGAATGAAGGCTGGGCTACCTTCTGGCACTACACCATCCTTAACCATCTTTATGATGAAGGAAAAGTAACGGAACGCTTTATGCTGGAGTTTCTGCATAGCCATACTAATGTGGTGTTCCAGCCGCCCTATAACAGCCAGTGGTACAGCGGCATCAATCCCTATGCGCTGGGGTTCGCCATGTTCCAGGATATCAAACGCATCTGTCAATCGCCGACGGAAGAGGACAGATACTGGTTCCCGGATATCGCCGGTTCAGACTGGCTCGAAACGCTGCACTTCGCGATGCGCGATTTCAAGGATGAAAGCTTTATCAGCCAATTCCTGTCGCCAAAAATCATGCGCGATTTTCGCTTCTTCACCGTGCTGGATGACGATCACAATAACTATCTGGAAATATCCGCTATTCATAATGAAGAAGGATATCGTGAGATTCGCTCAAAGCTTTCGGCCCAGTACAATCTGAGCAATCTCGAACCCAATATCCAGGTCTGGAATGTCGATCTGCGCGGCGACCGTTCACTCACCCTGCGCTATGTACCGCATAACCGGGTACCGCTGGATAAAGGCCGCCGTGAGGTGCTTAAGCACGTCCATCGCCTGTGGGGGTTTGACGTTCTTCTGGAGCAGCAAAACGCCGACGGTAGCGTAGAGTTGCTGGAGCGCACTCCGCCGCGGCCAAATCCGCTCTAGCGGATAAAAAGCAAAACGCCCGGTCATAGCACCGGGCGTTTTTTATTCACTTCTGGGTTTAGCGCATATTAATCGCTAAATCACCCGGCAGATTCTTCTGCATACGGTGCCAAATCTCACCGCTGTCATGGCCGTAGCGGCGCACGATATCATAGACCTGCTCATGCAGACCCTCTTCACATACTTTAGCCAGCTGATGATAGAAGCCAAGCGCCAGACTACGCGCTTCCGGATTGGCAAAATAGTGACGGCCGATGCGGGTATATAACCCTTTCATGCCGTTGAGGATGAGACCGTAAACAGGATTACCTGAAGCAAAAGCTAAACCACGGAAAATGTTATAATCCAGTTCGGCAAAAGCATCGGCGTGATCTTCAATTTCACGCGCGCTCGCCAGAACCTCCTGCGCCTTATCGGGATGCTGACGAAAAGCGGTGCGGATAAAAATAGTTGAGATATTAGTACGCACGGACAGCAGGTTATCAATCAGCTGCGGTACGCTGTCATGGTCGAGACGCGCCAGAGTTTCAAGAATATTCAGACCTGAAGTTTCCCAGAAATTATTCACCTTCGTGGGTTTACCATGCTGAATCGTTAACCAGCCATCGCGAGCCAGGCGCTGCAACACTTCACGTAAGGTTGTACGGGTTACACCAATCAGTTCAGAAAGTTCACGTTCAGCGGGAAGAATTGAACCAGGAGGAAAACGGTTATTCCAGATACTTTCAATGATGTACTCTTCAGCGAAACCCGCAGGGCTTTGCGCCTTAATGACCATAATAAGATTTCCATTACACAGCGTTGCTATTGTACTCATCATACCAGAGCGGTCATAAGGCAGATAGCGCCATGAAGTAATTAAAAAGGGATCGCCGTTTCATTTTCTGCTTTTCACTTCACACTTTCTTTTGCCGAAGAACGTGATGCGAAGAAAGTTGCGTCCCTTTTTGCGCAACTGGTAATCTTGCATGCAGGTACGTATAAAATCCCGTTTCAAAACTTGACGGAGAAAGGATGTCTGTCGTGGAAATGTCTTATGGTCGTGCGCTATGGCGCAATTTTCTTGGCCAGTCTCCGGACTGGTACAAGCTCACACTCATCGTTTTCTTAATCGTTAATCCGTTAGTATTTTATCTGCATCCGTTTATTGCCGGCTGGCTGTTGGTTGCCGAGTTTATCTTCACTCTGGCGATGGCGCTCAAATGCTACCCGCTCCTGCCGGGCGGCCTGCTGGCGATTGAAGCCGTCTTTATCGGTATGACCACGCCCGGGCATATCCGGGAAGAAGTGGCCAGTAATCTCGAAGTCC is a window from the Klebsiella oxytoca genome containing:
- a CDS encoding D-amino acid dehydrogenase; its protein translation is MRVVILGSGVVGVASAWYLSQAGHEVTVIDRQPGPAEETSAANAGQISPGYAAPWAAPGVPLKAIKWMFQKHAPLAIGLDGTRFQLKWMWQMLRNCDTRHYMENKGRMVRLAEYSRDCLKALRESTGIQYEGRQGGTLQLFRTDKQFENATRDIAVLREAGVPYQLLEANRLLEVEPALAEVSHKLTGGLRLPNDETGDCQLFTTRLAAMAEQAGVTFRFNTPVDELLYEGELISGVKCGAEIIKADAYVMAFGSYSTAMLKGLVDIPVYPLKGYSLTIPIAEEDGAPVSTILDETYKIAITRFDNRIRVGGMAEIVGFNKELLQPRRETLEMVVRDLFPRGGHVEQATFWTGLRPMTPDGTPVVGRTGYKNLWLNTGHGTLGWTMACGSGQLISDLISGRTPAIPYDDLAVARYSRGFTPARAQHLHGVHN
- a CDS encoding SpoVR family protein, translated to MATIDSMNKDTTRLSDGPDWTFELLETYLAEVDRVAKLYRLDTYPHQIEVITSEQMMDAYSSVGMPINYPHWSFGKKFIETEQAYKHGQQGLAYEIVINSNPCIAYLMEENTITMQALVMAHACYGHNSFFKNNYLFRSWTDASSIIDYLIFARKYITECEERYGVDEVEKLLDSCHALMNYGVDRYKRPQKISLQEEKARQKSREEYLQSQVNMLWRTLPKREEEKTIEAARRYPSEPQENLLYFMEKNAPLLEPWQREILRIVRKVSQYFYPQKQTQVMNEGWATFWHYTILNHLYDEGKVTERFMLEFLHSHTNVVFQPPYNSQWYSGINPYALGFAMFQDIKRICQSPTEEDRYWFPDIAGSDWLETLHFAMRDFKDESFISQFLSPKIMRDFRFFTVLDDDHNNYLEISAIHNEEGYREIRSKLSAQYNLSNLEPNIQVWNVDLRGDRSLTLRYVPHNRVPLDKGRREVLKHVHRLWGFDVLLEQQNADGSVELLERTPPRPNPL
- the fadR gene encoding fatty acid metabolism transcriptional regulator FadR; the encoded protein is MVIKAQSPAGFAEEYIIESIWNNRFPPGSILPAERELSELIGVTRTTLREVLQRLARDGWLTIQHGKPTKVNNFWETSGLNILETLARLDHDSVPQLIDNLLSVRTNISTIFIRTAFRQHPDKAQEVLASAREIEDHADAFAELDYNIFRGLAFASGNPVYGLILNGMKGLYTRIGRHYFANPEARSLALGFYHQLAKVCEEGLHEQVYDIVRRYGHDSGEIWHRMQKNLPGDLAINMR